The Hydrogenothermus marinus genome has a window encoding:
- a CDS encoding succinate dehydrogenase/fumarate reductase iron-sulfur subunit → MEHFYLKVFRYDPTKDEQPYYKTYKLPVEKGMTVLAALFKVKETQDPSISFRYNCRAAICGSCSMKINGHGTLACKEQVTKLLEKYNTDTIVVEPIGNVKPLKDLIFDFDWLLEKFKQVKPWFIPKEPPPADGTEYRQDPYDHHKIDFASDCILCASCVSECNALKANKDYLSPFVLAKAYRFAADSRDGARRERLEAVLDHFNLEWCVRCWQCTTNCPKEVQPYESIIRLRIIAAEEGYKTPGERHAEIFEKDIKERGLLNEMLLPIRQEGVLGAVKRAPFGIKMFFKGKVNIADFFGGHKVKRHEEVEKIYEKAKEKEKEVKIRIPQILGVVYEDKRKTRKRANFLDKGGNE, encoded by the coding sequence ATGGAGCACTTTTATCTAAAAGTATTTAGATACGATCCTACCAAAGATGAACAGCCTTACTACAAAACTTACAAACTACCTGTTGAAAAAGGTATGACAGTTCTTGCAGCTCTATTTAAAGTTAAAGAAACACAAGATCCTTCAATATCTTTTAGGTATAACTGTAGAGCAGCTATATGTGGTTCTTGTTCTATGAAAATAAATGGACATGGGACATTAGCTTGTAAAGAACAAGTAACTAAACTTCTTGAGAAATATAACACAGATACAATTGTTGTAGAACCTATTGGAAATGTTAAACCTTTAAAAGATCTTATATTTGATTTTGATTGGCTATTGGAAAAATTCAAACAAGTTAAACCTTGGTTTATTCCAAAAGAACCACCTCCTGCAGATGGTACAGAATATAGACAAGATCCTTATGATCATCACAAAATAGATTTTGCATCTGATTGTATTTTATGTGCTTCTTGTGTTTCTGAATGTAATGCTTTAAAAGCAAATAAAGATTATCTATCTCCTTTTGTTTTGGCAAAAGCATATAGATTTGCTGCAGACTCAAGAGATGGAGCAAGAAGAGAAAGATTAGAAGCAGTTTTAGATCATTTCAATCTTGAATGGTGTGTAAGATGTTGGCAATGTACAACAAACTGTCCAAAAGAAGTTCAACCTTATGAAAGTATTATAAGACTTAGAATTATTGCAGCAGAAGAAGGATATAAAACTCCCGGTGAAAGACATGCTGAAATATTTGAAAAAGACATTAAAGAAAGAGGCCTTCTTAATGAAATGCTTTTACCAATAAGACAAGAAGGTGTTCTTGGTGCTGTAAAAAGAGCCCCATTTGGAATAAAAATGTTCTTTAAAGGAAAAGTAAATATAGCTGATTTCTTTGGCGGACACAAAGTTAAAAGACATGAAGAAGTTGAAAAAATTTATGAAAAGGCTAAGGAAAAAGAAAAAGAAGTTAAAATTAGAATTCCTCAAATACTTGGAGTTGTATATGAAGATAAAAGGAAAACTAGAAAGAGAGCCAACTTTTTAGACAAAGGAGGTAATGAATAA
- a CDS encoding CoB--CoM heterodisulfide reductase iron-sulfur subunit B family protein, translated as MAELKYAFYTGCSAKGVAPELYNSTYLVAEKLGMELIELEAATCCGAGAVQEKDEFLSLTINARNLALAEELGLDLLTICNTCTVMLRETKFKLDNDPELKKAVNEVLAEAGLEYKGTSEVTHFLWEVIDGVGLDKLKEMVVRPLKDFNIAPFYGCHIIRPVYLIGYEDPDNPKSIEMIIEALGGNPKDHEARLACCGFHSFWSAEDEVTLRLTAMDTEAAKEEKADFMVTPCPLCHTQLDAMQEEAEERIGTNIGMPILHLPQMIGLALGMNPEELGLQKHVISTENIINKITASV; from the coding sequence ATGGCTGAATTAAAATATGCTTTTTATACAGGTTGTTCTGCAAAGGGAGTAGCTCCTGAGCTTTATAACTCAACATATTTAGTGGCAGAAAAGCTTGGTATGGAACTTATTGAACTTGAAGCTGCTACTTGCTGTGGTGCAGGAGCTGTTCAAGAAAAAGATGAGTTTCTATCATTAACTATAAATGCAAGAAATTTAGCACTTGCTGAAGAACTTGGACTTGATTTATTAACAATATGTAATACTTGTACTGTAATGCTTAGAGAAACAAAATTTAAACTTGATAATGATCCTGAATTAAAAAAGGCAGTTAATGAAGTTTTAGCAGAAGCAGGATTAGAATATAAAGGAACTTCTGAAGTTACTCATTTCTTATGGGAAGTAATAGATGGTGTTGGACTTGATAAATTAAAAGAGATGGTTGTCAGACCTTTAAAAGATTTTAATATAGCTCCATTTTACGGTTGTCATATAATTAGACCTGTATATTTAATAGGTTATGAAGATCCAGATAATCCAAAATCTATAGAAATGATTATTGAAGCATTAGGAGGAAATCCTAAGGATCATGAAGCAAGACTTGCTTGCTGTGGTTTCCACTCTTTCTGGTCTGCAGAAGATGAAGTTACATTAAGACTTACAGCAATGGATACAGAGGCAGCAAAAGAAGAAAAAGCAGATTTTATGGTAACACCTTGCCCACTTTGTCATACTCAACTTGATGCAATGCAAGAAGAAGCAGAGGAAAGAATAGGTACTAATATAGGAATGCCTATACTCCACCTTCCTCAAATGATTGGTCTTGCTTTAGGAATGAATCCTGAAGAATTAGGTCTCCAAAAACATGTAATATCAACAGAAAATATTATCAATAAAATAACAGCGTCTGTATAA
- a CDS encoding ArsR/SmtB family transcription factor — MAKKAKSEEQIVDSNLWQDEEWLEENAELLKALAHPSRLKIIGFLSSGKKCVKHIWEALDLPQPNVSQHLSVLRNKGILGYKREGSIVCYYIKNEKALKIYKLLVEEE, encoded by the coding sequence ATGGCAAAAAAAGCAAAGTCAGAAGAACAAATTGTAGATTCAAATTTATGGCAAGATGAAGAATGGCTTGAAGAAAATGCAGAACTTTTAAAAGCTTTAGCCCATCCAAGTAGACTTAAAATAATAGGTTTTTTAAGTTCAGGAAAAAAATGTGTAAAACATATCTGGGAAGCTTTAGATTTACCTCAGCCTAATGTTTCTCAACATTTATCTGTTTTAAGAAATAAAGGTATACTTGGTTATAAACGAGAAGGTTCAATTGTATGTTATTATATTAAAAATGAAAAAGCTTTAAAAATTTATAAATTATTAGTAGAGGAGGAATAA
- the trxA gene encoding thioredoxin — MAGKVCVLNESNWEQEVLNSELPVLVDFWAPWCGPCRLIAPVIEELAEELEGKAKICKLNTDENPNIAMKYGIRAIPTIMVFKNGQVVDTKVGVQPKEVLKSLLV; from the coding sequence ATGGCTGGCAAAGTATGTGTTTTAAATGAATCAAATTGGGAGCAGGAGGTTTTAAACTCTGAACTACCTGTATTAGTTGATTTTTGGGCACCATGGTGTGGACCTTGTAGATTAATAGCTCCTGTTATAGAAGAGCTTGCTGAAGAACTTGAAGGAAAAGCTAAAATATGTAAGTTAAACACTGATGAAAATCCAAATATAGCAATGAAATATGGAATTAGAGCTATCCCTACAATTATGGTATTTAAAAATGGACAAGTAGTAGATACAAAAGTTGGTGTTCAACCAAAAGAAGTATTAAAAAGTTTATTAGTTTAA
- the lpxA gene encoding acyl-ACP--UDP-N-acetylglucosamine O-acyltransferase — MATEIHPTAIVSKKAKIGANVKIGPFSIIEDNVEIGDNTEISSNVKIKNYTSIGENCKIFEGAVIGNIPQHLGFEGEKSFVKIGNNVVIREYCTIHRGTRFDDGITLINDNTYLMAYVHIAHDCKVGKNTILANNVTLAGHVHIGNNVFIGGLTPIHQFCRIGDYAMVGGASAVDKDIPPYTRASKNHARLYGLNLVGLKRNGFTSEQIKILKEAYKILFIKSSTLEEGIRKVLEELPETEEIKNLINFIKNSKRGITPDATKKKSV; from the coding sequence ATGGCTACAGAAATACATCCAACAGCAATAGTTTCTAAAAAGGCAAAAATTGGGGCCAATGTTAAAATTGGCCCTTTTTCCATTATTGAAGATAATGTTGAAATTGGTGATAACACAGAGATTTCTTCCAATGTAAAAATAAAAAACTATACTTCAATAGGTGAAAATTGTAAGATTTTTGAAGGAGCAGTAATAGGCAATATTCCACAACATCTTGGTTTTGAAGGTGAAAAAAGTTTTGTAAAGATAGGAAATAATGTTGTAATTAGAGAATATTGTACTATCCACAGAGGAACAAGATTTGATGATGGTATAACATTAATAAATGATAATACCTATCTTATGGCTTATGTTCATATTGCCCATGACTGTAAAGTTGGGAAAAACACAATTCTTGCAAATAATGTAACCCTTGCAGGTCATGTTCATATAGGCAACAATGTTTTTATTGGTGGTCTTACTCCTATTCATCAGTTTTGTAGAATTGGTGATTATGCAATGGTAGGTGGTGCTTCAGCAGTTGATAAAGATATTCCACCATATACAAGAGCTTCTAAAAATCATGCAAGGCTTTATGGATTAAACCTTGTAGGATTAAAAAGAAATGGTTTTACCAGTGAGCAAATAAAAATTTTAAAAGAGGCATATAAAATACTTTTTATTAAATCTTCTACTTTAGAAGAGGGAATAAGGAAGGTATTAGAAGAATTACCAGAAACAGAAGAGATAAAAAATTTAATTAATTTTATAAAAAATTCAAAAAGAGGAATTACACCAGACGCAACTAAAAAGAAATCAGTATGA
- a CDS encoding LpxI family protein has protein sequence MKIGLIAGSGELPIQFAKNALEKGNQVFTVAIKNITDKKIQKYSQVKWLHFGEAQKLIDTFKEKNIKNIVMLGKIEHYSLIFSIYKLDERAKRFFSSLKDKKAKTILEGVIKELEAEGFYFIDPSPYLENLLVPEGLVNDIKPEGKYIEDAKFGLKIAKEIAQLDIGQTVVVKDKIVVAVEGLEGTDKCIIRAGKLAGENTVVCKVARKNQDMRYDVPVIGIKTLESMKKAKAKLLAVETNRTYLLEKEKFIEKANKYKISVIGFNLEKIYE, from the coding sequence ATGAAGATAGGTCTTATTGCAGGTTCAGGAGAACTTCCTATCCAGTTTGCTAAAAATGCTTTAGAAAAAGGAAATCAAGTTTTTACAGTTGCAATAAAAAATATTACAGACAAAAAAATTCAAAAATATTCTCAAGTTAAATGGCTTCATTTTGGAGAGGCTCAAAAATTAATAGATACCTTTAAAGAAAAGAATATAAAAAATATTGTAATGCTTGGGAAAATAGAACATTACTCTTTAATATTTTCTATTTATAAATTAGATGAAAGGGCAAAAAGATTTTTTTCATCTTTAAAAGATAAAAAAGCAAAAACTATTTTAGAAGGTGTGATAAAAGAGCTTGAAGCTGAAGGCTTTTATTTTATAGATCCTTCTCCTTATTTAGAAAATCTTCTTGTTCCAGAAGGTTTGGTAAATGATATAAAACCTGAAGGAAAATATATTGAAGATGCAAAATTTGGCCTTAAAATAGCAAAAGAAATAGCTCAATTGGATATAGGGCAAACAGTAGTAGTTAAAGATAAAATAGTTGTAGCAGTAGAAGGTCTTGAAGGCACAGATAAATGTATAATCAGGGCTGGTAAACTTGCAGGAGAAAATACAGTAGTTTGTAAAGTTGCAAGAAAAAATCAAGATATGAGATATGATGTTCCAGTAATTGGCATTAAAACATTAGAAAGCATGAAAAAAGCTAAAGCAAAACTACTTGCAGTAGAAACAAATAGAACTTATCTTTTAGAAAAAGAAAAATTTATAGAAAAAGCTAATAAATATAAAATTTCTGTAATAGGTTTTAATTTAGAAAAGATTTATGAATGA